The genomic segment AGAAAGGAGACTTATAGGTATGTCATAATGAATAGAGCGAGACATGAGAAGCGAAAGCTTATATTGAAGTAAATGCCGAAGGGTTAGAATACGAAGATGCCTTCAAAGAGTCAGGGAATGACATGGCAGCGGACTAAGTGCCATGAGTTCTACTCCTCGATTTGAAGGCGTTCTAAACGCTTGAGGTGAGTAGAATATGTTTCTCCATGTAGACAAACTGTACGTTAAATATCTACCTACATGAGCGGGATATAATGAACTAAGGATATTTGGCGCAAATTACGCACATGTTTTTATGAGAACATCGATACCAAATGACACTTTTTTTTCAGTAATGAATTGACATGACAGTGGAATTAAGTGTTTGGCAAGGGTAATGCAAAAAATTTTCAACTTGTCTGCTATGTAAAAATATGTATAGTCATTGAAGAAATCGTTTTGGGATTTACTATCACTTTCGGTGAACTACAGAAAACTATAAACGTTGTTTTAATCGGACTTGTACGCAGTCGGTTTAAGGGTGCACCCCATGTGGACGTTGGAGAGGTGAGCATTAAGTGTAGCTTCCAGAGCGATCGGTGTGTTTCGAGATGAGTACAACGTGGTACGGTCGGCACTTAATGGGCATTGTGAATTGGTAAGTACATTACGTCATTTATGATTAATAAGAAGAGCATCGTGCCTAAGATGGAATATTGAGGAACGTCGCCGGTAAGTAATTTATTGGTGGAGTAGTGACCATTAACATGTACAACTACAGAACGATTAGACAAGTAGCTGCAAAAAAGTTCGAGATGTGGACCAGTAACGGCGAATTGCTATGGCTTATGTAATAAAGTGCAACTATATAGTGCATCAAAATCCTGTGTCAAATCGATAACTATAACCATTACAATTAGTTTCCGATCAATGACTTGCTTAATTTTGTCAGCGAATTGAACTAGCGCTAACTCAGTTGAATAGCGATGTCAGAACCCAAACTGGAGGAGAGTGATAAGCCTTCTCCTGATAAGGACTTATTTAGGTAGCCCATGAGGCGAGTATAGATCAGTTCTTCAAAAACCTTGCTAAAAAAATGTCAAGGTGCAGATGGAACGGTAATTGTTAATATTTTCACGACTGCCTTATCTGAAGACGGGAACTATTTTACGAAATTTAAGTGAGTTGGGAAATACACCGGTACGGAATATTTTGTCAATAATATCAGCAATTACCGGTGAGATATCAGTAGAAACAAGATTCATATATGCAGTTCTGATAGAATCAAGGCCAGATCCAGTTGATTTCGGGAAGAAATAAAATTCTAGGCTTCTCGAGGCGAAACAGCGCGGAGATAAAGTGAGCATTATAGCTACGTGAAATACTTGGCAGTGCGCTAAGTGGAAGGCTATTATCAGAAGCAGCAGTATGAATGGTGAATTCATAATCACTGAGGACAATTTTTTTCTGATTCCCGGATAAGACTGTCTCATGTTAAGAAACCGTCTAAACGGTTTCCAGTTACGCCTGGTATCGTTCCGttttcaagtatttttttttttcgtagttatACAGTCTTCTTTTTCGCGCCTGAGAACGGCGGAGGGAATGTTTGCATAAGTTAGTAAGGGATTTCTTAAATTTATTTTACGTTAGAGGTCTCAGATTTATCTCCATCTTAACTGGCCACATTCAACTGGAACAGCGTGACCAATTAACTACAGCCACAGCGAAGCAGAGTTGTGTGTCGTCACCTGCAGCCCTTTACTCACCAGCAAGGCCCGAGCCATCCTCGTCCGAGCTCTCAGAACTACTTTCGCTGGATTCACGACGACCTTTTGTTTTCTTCGCTCTGTAGAGAAACAGTcgatcaattaatcaatcaatcaatcagtcaatcttCATTATCGATGAAACAGGAGTAATACATAGGGAAACATGCAGAAGGAGTGCCCCGAGCCTACAAACTGGAACATCCAATGTTAATGTACAGCGCATAAAAGAGCATTCGGTCATAGTCGGTATTAGTTCATGTATAGCTACGTCACGAAGGTGTACCTTAAGACAATCACGCTGTCGAAGAGGATTTTGATCCTCCGATGTAACTTAATTACTGCGCTTTTAAACCTGAACGCGCGGTAATTTTGCAATCCTCCTCCATCGTAAATAGTATGACCGCGGCCAGCTGCCGAACCTGCGACCATCTAGACAACTTAGGAGGCAAGGGTGGCGATGGGTGTTCCTATCGTTTTGAGGAAATAAAACACTGTGCTTTCACCCCATCACTGCCTCATGCTCACATCTAAACGTCGTGGTAGAACTCTTTGGTCATACCTCTCCCTTGATATACATCGAAAGCGCCAACCGTCGCACATACGCCACAACCTCCGGCCTTGCAATCAACGATCTCAACGAACATCGGCGCATACGCGCCTTGCCTCTATCGCACTTGAAAACTTCAGTGCGGACTGGGTGCAATGACGATCGAAGTTCAATGTTAAAGACAAAAGTGTCGCCCCCTATTGCAGGGCCACTACACTCACTTCGTGCGGTCCCTCTGGACGCCAGTGTCGGCGGTCTTCTCGCCCTTCTGGTCGCAGCCAGTCTTCAACACACTCCTCAGCAGCTCCACGCTCAAGTGAGGCACATCGATCGGCCTCTCTCCTTGCCAAGCTATGTAACAGTGGACGTCCGCATTCTTCGGGGACGCGACGTCCGCGGACACGACGTAGTCGAGGGTCAGCTGGTCACCTTCGCTGAGCGCCTTGGTGACTCCACCACCGTCCACCCGCGATCCGTTACGGTAAAACGGGCAGTCGTCTCCCAGTttgacccgcctcgcaccggtggGCTCCCTGACTTCGCATTCGATCGCAGCGCCACCGTCAACACAATTCACGATTCCTCTGACGCCGCGGTACACGAGAACCGACGGCCTAGCCAGGGAGGGCGTCGTCTTGGAAACGGGGGACATTAATGGCGGAGCTGGAAGCGCCTTCGTCGGTGCAGAAGTGTTTGGCGCGGTGACGCCTTCGGAGGTCACGGCTCTGGCCGCGCACCGCGCGTAGCTCCAGGGAAGTATCTTCTTCTCGCTTCCTTTCAGCGGCGGCCACGAGTTCTGGTCGACGTCGGACGAGTCGCCGGAGTCGCCGCTGTCGCGGACGACGGACGCTTTGCGAGGGCCCCCGCTAGTCCCTTTAGGGCCATCTCTGCCGGACAGTTTGCCGAGTTCCTTCTGCCGAGGCGAAGTCGCAGCCGGGTTCGAAGCCGAGACGGGCCGGACGTACGTGACCCACCACTTGGCCGTCGTGTTGTCCTTGAGGTTGAGCTCGGCGTCGAAGCGGACCAGGTCGCCGACGGCGAGCACCTCGCTGACGTCCTCGACGGCCTTCTCCAGCGACTGTTCCAGGACGCTGACGCGGAAGAAGGCCGACGGCGCCGAGTGGGGTCCCATCCGGATGAAGCCGTACTCTGACTTGACGCGATCCACGACGCCTTGCAAACCAGTCAGTTCGCGCGATTTGTCCTCTTCGTGGCTGGCCCAGTCCctgcacaaagagaaaattcaccggcgattacgatactccctaatgcggaaGTTGAGCgcactctatacgtgttttcatttcgccatatattTGCTGGCGCGGgcgatctgtctcgtgcggcacgttccaaacggagcgaagtgtggcgcgactgcttcgctaatcgggagatcgcgagaggcagcgcgtggttcatgcgtgggcgcgattcacagcaactgtcgcagacagacctccgctcatgcagcgctttggtgaacagacgacacGTAGAGTGCCTCAAGAGTGCCTTGATGCGGGCGAACGGAGCGGAGGCGATTtagcgcatcgaggcaccctaacgaAGCGGGCTAACCTGGCGCCATCCCGTAGCCATTATCGCCATAGTCCCGTCTTGCGCCATTTCTCGTGTTTTCGCCATACCCTTTCCTCCACTTtcgtcctcgcgctctcttcactcgCTGCGCTCTGCGTTGGCTCTAAtttttcgctgcgctcgttcgctcggttacgaggtacgacaccgacgccgacgtcAGGAACAAAAACACGGCAGGGTGACTCGATCACAAAACTCGTATAAACAATAACAACCGGCGTAAAGGTGACTTACGGACAACCACCGGTGTCGTGGCTTCCAGGCTGACCGCCAACAGGAATCCATGCAGTGACATGGTCTTAAATATGAACGCATATGATTTATTCACtcattttgtcagcgtgttttaAACTCTTATTTTTACTTGTCTTTATGCGCCTACTGCCAACGGCACGCGGGAACGTACATCCTGTCGTGCTAAAAAATTTTGTGACTATAGCTCCGATTGCTTCGCTATATTTCGGGCGGAGAGCGGTCAACGAAACGCCAACGAAACGAAACTTGGTTACTCTTCGCGCAGCGCGCGCACCTGCACGGCTTCGGCGAGGCCCAACCGGGCACCCCTTGGACGTAGTGGAAGGCGGTGACGCGCCACTTGGCCACGCCCTGGGCGCGCTGATTGGGCAGGGCGTCGAAGCGCGCCACGTCCCCCACCTTGAACACGTCCGTCGCGTGCTCCACGCGTCGACCCAGGTACCTGCGAGACAACGCGAGATCGCACGGGTGACTTTACCCTGACGTCTTCTGCGTACATAACGCGGCGAAACAGGCAGACAAATCTCCACGTCTGGTGTCAACtggaagatctttttttttttttattcatacagAAGCGTGGGAAGGATGTCGCACGTTCGAGCCGGCTGTCCCAAAATCCCAAATCCGTTACTTAGGCAACGACAAAGAGAGGAAAGCACGCTATCCGCTAAGTTACTGGACGCTCGTCCATTCTGTGAGAACGACATATGGCTCCTACGTACTGATCGTTGTATATACTGATCAGTATATACTGATCAGATCAGCAAGATGTATTATGGATAACACATTCCATAAGTCACCGTTGCAGTATCTCTACGAAACGGGTCTGCATGCTAATGTTTAGTTTCGTACCGAcgttatgccgcgtggcaacccaagcgtgagaaaaaaaaaagaaatccaagaGACCATTAGACTGTTGGTGGAAAGAAAGGGACGAAATCAGCACAGGCACTCGTAAGTTTACGAGATAAAGCAAATTGCTAGATGGCTCTTGCTTCTTATTAATGAGATAGCATTATAGGCGAGCTTCACCCGCTTATGAGGTATCTAAAAGGAATTATGGACCGATCCCGTAGGTAGTGCAGTCTAACAAAGCGACAGCTGCCACGAGCAATGAATGCGGGGAACTGGCACGTTACGCAAGCGCCAGACACTTCAAAGCTTCAAAGCGCTGCCTTGGCACGATTGTCACCTAACAGTTAgggcattgggctgctgtgcttaaAAGACAGAGGTTTGATCCCGTCATCGGTCACGCATTTCCTTGTAGCATTGTATGTGGACTTCGCCCACTTTGTAGGTATCTGACAGGACGCTCGAGGTGTGTTGAGTGCACACAAGTGCGTCAGTGGTGCTCGAAATCATAAGTTTGTAAAGACATGCGAGGTCACTTTGATAAGCGTTCAAGATCTCCTCTGACACGCGCGCGCAACTGTCAAGACTTCACAATCTGAGTATGCGATAGCATAGTCCTAGAGTTAGGGGAGCTAAGTTCTGAcctagttctttctttttcagtgtaATGTATTATACATTTCGATATAAAATTGCAAGTTAATTCCCGCTCTGCCTTCTCTGGCATGATTGTTTGTTTTCCTCTGCAATTGTAAATTACGATGTCGTAACACGTAAGTGTAGCTCCAAAACAGACTAGGCTGCTGTTGGCCGCCACCCCGATTCAAAGGCGATGGCATTAGCGAGCGTCCACGTCATCGCCGTCTCTGTGGTTACCTGGCCTCGTCGTCCCTGTGGAAGCAGGCGCTCTCGCTCGGGTACCGCTTGAAACGGACGAAGCCGTACAACTCGCGTACGAACTCTATGATGCCTTCCTCGTCGAACATCGGCTCAGACGGCGCGTTCCCCTCGCCCTCGCCCAACGGGGGGAACTCGGAGAGCTCCGCCAGGCGGGGCAGCGAGCGCTTGCCGACATTGGCTTTCGACACGGGCCTGCAACGACACGAGTGCAGCACACAGTATGGCGGCGGCCGTAACTGTATGTATAGACACTGCCACTCGATGGAAACAGTATACTCATACGTGgccggaggaaggaaaaataccTGGAGCGAGTACGACGTCAGGCGGCTTAGCCTTGGCAAGCCAGTCTCCTCTTTAGGAAACAGCTAAAGAAAGTATTATTAACCAATGGATCCAGTTTTACTTTATCcaattaaacaaaaaaatttcCTTGTATTTTGGGTATTTTTCTTTATATTGTCTGCAACACATACTGTTGATTATAACACTGTGCATACGAAGCTCTCGTAGTTATATTGTTAGCTAGCGTACACATTTTTAAGAGTAAATTGTGAatataccatttttttttttgttatatgaAAGAGAATTGCCACATGCTGTGAAATTTTTTACTATGTATATATTATGTTTATGTATAACCGCCACAGATGCCCCTGTCAGGTATTGCCATACCTTTAGCTTCTGtacctttcttgaagaaaaaaaaaattcaggaagAATACAGCATCTGACTCTGACTCTCTTTC from the Dermacentor variabilis isolate Ectoservices chromosome 9, ASM5094787v1, whole genome shotgun sequence genome contains:
- the LOC142557452 gene encoding uncharacterized protein LOC142557452, with the translated sequence MPVSKANVGKRSLPRLAELSEFPPLGEGEGNAPSEPMFDEEGIIEFVRELYGFVRFKRYPSESACFHRDDEARYLGRRVEHATDVFKVGDVARFDALPNQRAQGVAKWRVTAFHYVQGVPGWASPKPCRDWASHEEDKSRELTGLQGVVDRVKSEYGFIRMGPHSAPSAFFRVSVLEQSLEKAVEDVSEVLAVGDLVRFDAELNLKDNTTAKWWVTYVRPVSASNPAATSPRQKELGKLSGRDGPKGTSGGPRKASVVRDSGDSGDSSDVDQNSWPPLKGSEKKILPWSYARCAARAVTSEGVTAPNTSAPTKALPAPPLMSPVSKTTPSLARPSVLVYRGVRGIVNCVDGGAAIECEVREPTGARRVKLGDDCPFYRNGSRVDGGGVTKALSEGDQLTLDYVVSADVASPKNADVHCYIAWQGERPIDVPHLSVELLRSVLKTGCDQKGEKTADTGVQRDRTKAKKTKGRRESSESSSESSDEDGSGLAGAVRAPKTTNTLVLSEDALTNMAEMVAKKLYVLLEAYYSEKQREEKQKQEQLGKPQQQPQQQPQPQPQPQPQPQPKPQPQQQPQQQRQQRQKQQRKNPGSPPGSPAPVDISTPENLSIWNLDSDEAQVTRL